The genomic DNA GGGTGGCGGGGAAGGTGTCAAGCAGGCCACCGGCAGCTTCCGCCAGCCGTCGCCCTGCCCTGCAGTTTCCGTCCACCAGTTCCGACTCGCGGCCCGTATCCGGATGGCGGATCGGCGCGAGACACGCCCGCAGGCACGCCGATCCGGAGGCCGCAGGGCAAGCGGACAGCCTGCGACGGGCGCGGCAGAGGCCTTGGAACGACAAGGAAGATGGGGATGCGCCAGGACCGGCCAAAGACAGGCGGACGGGGCGGAAGAAACGGCAGGCGGAATGGGCGCTGAGGGATTCGAACCCCCGGCATCCTCGGTGTAAGCGAGGCGCTCTACCGCTGAGCTAAGCGCCCGGGAAAATCCGCCAGGGCAGCGGGGCCGGCAAGATAGGGCGGAAGCGGGGTCCAGGCCACCGCCCCCGCCAGCAACTCCGGAATCAGGAGTTCAGCGCGTCCTTGAGACCCTTGCCGGGCTTGAAGCGCACGGAGGTGGAGGCCTCGATCTTGATCTCCTCCCCGGTGCGCGGGTTCCGCCCGGTGCCGGCCTTGCGCGTGGAAATGGAGAAGGTGCCGAAACCGACCAGCCGAACCTCCTGACTCTCCTTGAGGGACGCCTCGATCGCCTTGAACATCGCGTCCACCACCTCGGTGGCCTTGGCCCGGGTCAGCTCGCCCGTCTCGGCCACCACGGCCACGAGATCCTGCTTGTTCACCTGCGATACCCCTCCGGTGATCACCAACAATACGGGGGAAGTCCCGAGCGGAACCTCCCCCTCCTGGCCGGGACACTAGGCAGCGCGGTTTCCGGCCGTCAACGGCCCGGAACCGCGGAGAAGCCGCGCCTCGCGCACTTCCCCGGGAGAAGCGGCAGCATGGCCACGATGGTCACGCCGCATCGCACAAGAAGGGGCGGAGGCCCTGAGGCCCCCGCCCCCTCGCAGGGATCAGTGCGGCAGGCTGGGCGAGGCCGGCGCGCCGGCACCGGGCTTGGCCGGCGGCGCCTCGGACGCCTCGTCCCACTCGATGGCCTCGGGCTTCCGGACCAGCGCCTGGGCGATCACCTCGTCCACATGGGAAACGGGGATGATCTTCAGGAACTTCTTCACCGATTCGGGGATCTCGGCGAGGTCCTTCTCGTTCTCCTGCGGGATGAAGACGGTGGTGACACCGGCCCGCATCGCCGCGAGGAGCTTCTCCTTCAGTCCGCCGATCGGCAGCACCCGGCCGCGCAGCGTGATCTCGCCCGTCATCGCCACATCCTTGCGGACGGGAATGCCGGTCATGATCGACACCATGGCGGTGGCCATGGCGATGCCCGCGCTGGGCCCGTCCTTCGGCGTCGCCCCTTCCGGCACGTGGACGTGGATGTCCCGCTTCTCCAGGAAGTTCGGCTTGATGCCGAAGGCGATGGAACGGCTGCGGACATAGGACAGCGCCGCGGAGACGCTCTCCTGCATCACGTCGCCCAGCTTGCCCGTGTGCTTCACGGCGCCCTTGCCCGGCAGCAGAACCGCCTCGATGGTCAGGATCTCCCCGCCCACCTCGGTCCAGGCGAGGCCGGTGACGGCACCCACCTGATCCTCCAGCTCCGCCTCGCCATAGCGGTACTTCTTGATGCCCGCGTACTTCTCGAGGTTCTTGCGGTTGACCGCGACCTTCTTGGCCTTGCCGGACACGATCTCCCGCACCGCCTTGCGCGCCACCCCGCCGAGCTCTCGCTCATAGGACCGCACGCCCGCCTCCCGGGTGTAGTACCGCGCCAGGTCCAGCAGGGCCTCGTCGGTGATCGTCCACTCGCCCGCCTTCAGCCCGTTCGCCTCGGTAACCTTGGCGATCAGGTGGCGCTTGGCGATCTGGATCTTCTCATCCTCCGTGTAGCCGGGGATGCGGATGATCTCCATGCGGTCCAGCAGGGGCTGAGGCATGCGCAGCGAGTTGGCGGTCGTGATGAACATCACGTCCGACAGGTCGTAGTCCACCTCCAGGTAATGGTCGGCGAAGGTCCCGTTCTGCTCCGGGTCCAGCACCTCCAGCAATGCCGAGGACGGGTCGCCGCGCCAGTCGGCGCCCAGCTTGTCGATCTCGTCCAGCAGGAAGAGCGGGTTGGAGGTCTTAGCCTTCTTCATCCCCTGGATGACCTTGCCCGGCATGGAGCCGATATAGGTCCGCCGGTGGCCGCGCACCTCCGCCTCGTCCCGCACGCCGCCCAGCGACATGCGCACGAAGTTGCGGTTCGTCGCCTTGGCGATCGACTTGCCCAGGCTGGTCTTGCCGACGCCCGGCGGGCCGACGAGGCACAGGATCGGACCCTTGATCTTCTGGCTGCGCGACTGCACCGCCAGGTATTCCAGGATGCGCTCCTTGACCTTCTCCAGCCCGTAGTGGTCGGCGTCCAGCACCTCCTCCGCGGCCTTCAGGTCGTTGCGGACCTTGCTCTTCTTCTTCCAGGGGATCGAGAGCATCCAGTCGAGGTAGTTGCGCACCACCGTCGCCTCGGCGCTCATCGGCGACATGGTCTTGAGCTTCTTCAGCTCCGCCATCGCCTTCTCGCGCGCCTCGGCCGAGAACTTGGTGGCCTTGATCTTGGCCTCCAGCTCGGCGGTCTCGTCCTTGCCTTCCTCGCCCTCGCCCAGCTCCTTCTGGATCGCCTTGAGCTGCTCGTTCAGGTAGTACTCGCGCTGCGTCTTCTCCATCTGCCGCTTGACGCGGTTCCGGATGCGCTTCTCCACCTGCAGGACGCCGATCTCGCTCTCCATATGGGCGAAGACCCGCTCCAGGCGGGCCCCCACGCCCACCGTCTCCAGCAGCTCCTGCTTCTCGGAGATCTTGAGGTTCAGGTGGCTCGCCACCGTGTCGGCCAGCTTGGCCGTGTCCTCGATCTGGTTGATCGAGACCAGCACCTCGGGCGCGATCTTCTTGTTGAGCTTGATGTACTGCTCGAACTGCGTGACCACGGAGCGGGCCAGCGCCTCGACTTCGCGCGGCTCGGCCGGCGCGGCTTCCTCCACCGGGGTGGAGAAGGCCTCGAA from Roseomonas gilardii includes the following:
- a CDS encoding HU family DNA-binding protein, yielding MNKQDLVAVVAETGELTRAKATEVVDAMFKAIEASLKESQEVRLVGFGTFSISTRKAGTGRNPRTGEEIKIEASTSVRFKPGKGLKDALNS
- the lon gene encoding endopeptidase La encodes the protein MTETVSGELLPVLPLRDIVVFPHMIVPLFVGREKSVRALEAVMREDKQILLLAQRNASQDDPQASDLYEIGTVSTILQLLKLPDGTVKVLVEGGRRAQVVGWKETDSYFEAFSTPVEEAAPAEPREVEALARSVVTQFEQYIKLNKKIAPEVLVSINQIEDTAKLADTVASHLNLKISEKQELLETVGVGARLERVFAHMESEIGVLQVEKRIRNRVKRQMEKTQREYYLNEQLKAIQKELGEGEEGKDETAELEAKIKATKFSAEAREKAMAELKKLKTMSPMSAEATVVRNYLDWMLSIPWKKKSKVRNDLKAAEEVLDADHYGLEKVKERILEYLAVQSRSQKIKGPILCLVGPPGVGKTSLGKSIAKATNRNFVRMSLGGVRDEAEVRGHRRTYIGSMPGKVIQGMKKAKTSNPLFLLDEIDKLGADWRGDPSSALLEVLDPEQNGTFADHYLEVDYDLSDVMFITTANSLRMPQPLLDRMEIIRIPGYTEDEKIQIAKRHLIAKVTEANGLKAGEWTITDEALLDLARYYTREAGVRSYERELGGVARKAVREIVSGKAKKVAVNRKNLEKYAGIKKYRYGEAELEDQVGAVTGLAWTEVGGEILTIEAVLLPGKGAVKHTGKLGDVMQESVSAALSYVRSRSIAFGIKPNFLEKRDIHVHVPEGATPKDGPSAGIAMATAMVSIMTGIPVRKDVAMTGEITLRGRVLPIGGLKEKLLAAMRAGVTTVFIPQENEKDLAEIPESVKKFLKIIPVSHVDEVIAQALVRKPEAIEWDEASEAPPAKPGAGAPASPSLPH